A genome region from Coffea arabica cultivar ET-39 chromosome 7e, Coffea Arabica ET-39 HiFi, whole genome shotgun sequence includes the following:
- the LOC113702237 gene encoding strigolactones hydrolase CXE15-like, translating into MVQEKKVVEDVSGWLRVFDDGSVDRTWTGPREVKFMSESAPPHEEFIDGVATKDVIIDPESGLQVRIYLPQNTDDKNLNNHHKLPIILHFHGGGFCISQADWFMYYTVYTRLARSAGAIVVSVYLRRAPEHRLPAPCDDGYAALLWLRSLAQGKVEPEPWLGENADFSRVFLIGDSSGGNIVHQVAARSGNDDLKPVKVAGAIPIHPGFVRKERSKSEQEQPQSPFLTLDMVDKFLNLALPIGSTKDHPITCPMRDGVVPKIQNLNLPPYLFCVADCDLIKDTEMEFYEAMKKAGKDVELLLNSGVGHSFYLNKIAFDNDPTTAKETEKLFTGIVEFIKKH; encoded by the coding sequence ATGGTCCAAGAGAAAAAGGTTGTTGAAGATGTATCAGGATGGCTTAGAGTCTTTGACGATGGTTCAGTAGATAGAACATGGACTGGACCTCGAGAGGTAAAGTTCATGTCTGAATCTGCTCCTCCCCATGAAGAATTTATCGATGGAGTCGCCACCAAGGATGTTATAATCGACCCGGAATCAGGCCTTCAAGTTCGAATCTATCTCCCTCAAAACACTGATGACAAGAACTTGAACAATCATCATAAACTTCCCATCATTCTTCATTTCCATGGAGGCGGATTTTGCATCAGCCAAGCTGACTGGTTCATGTACTACACAGTTTACACTCGCCTGGCTCGTTCTGCCGGAGCCATAGTTGTATCCGTCTACCTCCGGCGCGCGCCTGAGCACCGCCTCCCTGCCCCCTGTGACGATGGATATGCAGCGCTCCTGTGGCTAAGATCTTTAGCCCAAGGTAAAGTTGAGCCTGAGCCCTGGCTCGGGGAAAATGCTGATTTTTCCCGTGTGTTTCTTATAGGTGATAGCTCAGGGGGCAATATAGTTCACCAGGTGGCTGCTCGATCTGGGAATGATGATTTGAAACCTGTAAAAGTTGCCGGGGCGATCCCAATTCATCCGGGATTCGTCAGGAAAGAAAGGAGCAAGTCTGAACAAGAGCAACCACAGTCGCCTTTCTTGACTTTGGATATGGTGGACAAGTTCTTGAACTTGGCTTTGCCAATTGGAAGCACGAAAGATCATCCCATAACTTGTCCCATGAGGGATGGTGTTGTGCCAAAGATTCAGAATCTGAATCTTCCTCCTTATCTCTTCTGCGTGGCGGATTGTGATCTCATCAAGGATACTGAAATGGAGTTCTATGAGGCCATGAAGAAGGCAGGTAAAGATGTGGAATTGCTCCTCAATTCTGGCGTTGGTCATAGCTTTTATCTGAACAAGATTGCTTTTGACAATGATCCAACTACTGCTAAGGAAACTGAAAAGCTATTCACAGGGATTGTAGAATTCATCAAGAAGCATTGA